A single genomic interval of Macadamia integrifolia cultivar HAES 741 chromosome 6, SCU_Mint_v3, whole genome shotgun sequence harbors:
- the LOC122081656 gene encoding uncharacterized protein LOC122081656, producing the protein MGRQKEKFWQHAEQLDSLHFKCKFCEKQVYGGVTRLKYHLAKVSGHDVASCEKVSDDVQAEALLAINSESSSKKRKSCTSGESIVGSSPLAITSQRQSTMEEMIPKMDKSTWEKSLRDLFIKNNISFNVVQSDAFINFVKCTTRYGPSVPIPSYGTLRGRIIPEARKDLEKYAEEVKFSWKQTGCTFMSDSWTDLKKRYFLNVIAYSPGGALFLKSEECSHAKLTAFYIFDILEKEIESIGPNLVVQLISDNASNYSSALDMLTGKYRWLFKTRCAAHVDEEFHKEGSKISLQN; encoded by the exons atgggaagacaaaaagaaaagttttggcAACATGCTGAGCAACTTGATAGTTTacatttcaaatgcaaattttgtgaaaaacaaGTTTATGGAGGGGTCACTCGACTCAAGTATCATTTAGCTAAGGTTAGTGGTCATGATGTTGCCTCTTGTGAGAAAGTATCAGATGATGTCCAAGCAGAAGCTCTTCTTGCTATTAATTCTGAATCAAGTAGCAAAAAGCGGAAGAGTTGTACCAGTGGTGAGAGTATAGTTGGTTCTTCTCCTTTAGCTATAACTAGTCAAAGGCAGTCCACAATGGAGGAAATGATCCCTAAGATGGACAAATCAACTTGGGAGAAATCTCTTCGTgatctttttattaaaaataacatttctttcaatgttgttCAATCGGATGCTTTCATCAATTTTGTGAAGTGCACAACCCGTTATGGTCCTAGTGTTCCTATTCCAAGTTATGGAACCCTTCGTGGAAGAATAATTCCTGAAGCAAGAAAGGACCTTGAAAAATATGCtgaagaagtaaaattttcttggaAGCAAACTGGTTGTACATTCATGTCTGATTCATGGACTGACTTGAAGAAGCGGTATTTTCTTAATGTGATTGCTTATTCCCCAGGTGGTGCTCTCTTTTTGAAGTCAGAGGAGTGTTCTCATGCTAAATTGACTGctttttatatatttgatattcttgagAAAGAGATTGAAAGTATTGGCCCAAATTTAGTGGTTCAGCTAATTTCAGACAATGCATCCAATTATTCAAGTGCACTTGATATGCTTACTGGAAAGTATCGTTGGTTGTTTAAGACTCGATGTGCAGCCCATG TTGATGAGGAGTTTCACAAAGAAGGATCTAAAATATCCTTGCAAAACTAG